GATACACTCGGGGAAACTGAAGGCGAAACAGATGGACTAGCGCTTGGAGAAACAGACGGTGAAACACTTGCTGATGGACTAACTGAAGGAGAAACGCTGGGTGAAACCGACGGGCTAGCGCTTGGACTAACGCTCGGACTGACTGAAGCGGAGGGTGATACTGACGGACTCACAGAGGGTGAAACACTGGGTGAGACTGATGGACTAACTGAAGGCGAAACAGATGGACTAGCGCTTGGAGAAACACTGGGCGATACAGAAGCTGAAGGTGAAACGCTCGGACTCACAGAGGGTGAGACGCTGGGGCTTACTGAAGGACTTATAGATACACCGATAGAGGGTGAAACGCTTGGAGAGACAGACGGCGAAGCAGAAGGACTGACCGACGGTGAAACGCTTGCCGATGGACTAACTGACGGGCTGACCGATGGTGAGACGCTGGGTGAGACTGATGGACTTACAGACGGACTGGCACTAGGACTCACTGAAGGACTAACTGAAGGAGAAGCAGAAGGACTGACTGAAGGTGAAACACTTGCGCTCGGTGAAACAGACGGACTGACCGAGGGTGAGACGCTGGGGCTGACAGACGGGCTCACACTGGGTGAAACTGATGGACTAACGCTTGGAGAGACAGACGGCGAAACGCTTGCTGATGGACTGACACTGGGACTCACTGAAGGACTAACTGAAGGAGAAACCGATGGACTGACTGAAGGAGAGACTGAAAGCGAGACTGAAGGGCTAACACTCGGCGAAACACTCGGAGAAACCGATGGACTGGCTGAAGGTGAAATACTGGGACTCACTGAAGGACTAACTGAAGGGCTCACACTAGCTGAGGGAGAAACTGATGGTGAAACCGATGGGGAAATCGATGGTGAAACAGATGGACTGACCGAGGGGGAAATCGATGGTGAAACAGATGGACTGACCGACGGGCTAGCACTTGGCGAAACACTCGGGGAAGCTGAAGGAGAAACCGATGGGGAAACACTGGGAGAGACACTTGGACTGGCTGAAGGACCAGATGCCGTCAAAACCTGCGAGTGGGATTTATCTGTATCCAAAGGAATTATGGCGCCGGCAATTTTGACCCGGAAATAATAGGTGGTGCTAGAAGAAACATTGGCCGTCGGGACAATACAAACATCAAATTCGTTATTCTTTTTTTTAGTAACCGCGCAAGTATAAGTACCGCTTTCAATGTATTGCCCTTGCGAGGTGGTGTCAGTCAAAAGCCATTGCCCAACCACAGGTGGAGAAGGATTCCCTTCGGTTGCTTGACCATCGGCATAATTCCAGTGATTAGCAGCACCAAAAGACGTCCAACCATCAATATCATTAAGGGAATACTCCATCGTCCAAGCCCCACTCCCGTTTGTGTTACCTGTTTCCCCAATACGGATTCTCAATCTGGTCTTGTTGATATTATTGGGTAAGGTTGGCTTGGTATTTTCATTAGCCAGCTGGCTTGATGGTTCGATACCATCGTCCTGAAACCATTTCCAATTTCCTTGGTTGGGTGTAAATGCCATTTTTTATTTTTTTTCCATTAAATAACCGCCGTACCCATCAACGGCTAAAAACATTGTAACAAGATAACAACCTCTAAGAAAACCACTGAAGAGGGGTTTTAACCAAGTTTTTTGATTAAGTCTTTGGTTTTTCCCCCAGCCAGGAATTTCGCTATCAGTTTCCAACCAGCCTTGGCAACTGTTTTTAAAATCATCCTGACTCCAGCGGTTTTTTTGATTAAATTGTTACTGTGCCGGACGTCGATAATGGGCAAGGCCAATTTCTAGATGCTGGATAGTGGATTGAGCCGAAAAAATCACCCCGGAGGAAGGCAAGGATGATTTTTTCCTAGCCGGTTTGGTAGCGATATGTTTTGAACTGAGTTTGGCTTCTTTAGTTTTGAGTTTTTTCAAATCTTCATCGGTCCAACCTTTAACCGGCCAGAATTTCTCCACCAACCAAGAAACCGGATGCTTCTGATCTGGCAAACCCTTCAAGATTTGTTCCCAGACTTTTTTTCTGACCTCGTGCTGATCCTTACCTGAAGCAGGCCAAGGAAAACTAAAAGTGGCGTTTTTCGTCCGAAACATATGGGCATACCAAGTTTGGTGGTTAACCAGCACCCGGCCACCTTTCAACCAGGTTTTACAAGCGACTTCAATGCCTTGATGTCCCCAATTGCCAAGCGTTTCATCACACAAATTCCAATCCCAATATAATTGACGCAGACACATAAAACATGATCCTTGAATTGACATTATTTCGGTTAATCCCTTCTCCTTCTTATCTTTTTTGTATTCTGGCCGGCGGCGATATTCACCAAAATAAGCAAATGTGGGTTGAGCGTCAAAACAATAGGAATCGCTCTGGGGCCGCTCTTTGCCGATCCAAAGCATTTTTTTCTTCATTTTGTTCCCACAAGCAGGACATTTGGGTTCCCGATCTTGGTAAACTCGCTTGCCGCATTTATAGCACTTCCAGTCATAAGCCCACAGATTTCTCATCACCGGAAGCATCACCACTTTTTCATCCACTTTTCGGAAAGCCTCAATCATTTTTCTATCAAAACCCTTATCAAATGAACAATGAGCGTCCAATTTCATCACGTATTTGGCCCGGCTTAAGCGACAGGCCAGATTCTGAGCCGCCCTTTGGCCAATCGCCGGATTAACATAAATTAGACTCACCCGATCATGTTGTTCTATGGGTGAGTTGGCCCATTGGCCATCTAAAACAGCAATCACTTCCGTATCGGCCTCGATATTTTTTAAAATATCCTCGATCGTGTTTTCCAGGAATTCCTCATTCCTGGCTGGTATTAAGATTGACAAATCACGCATAACCGACAGCAATAACCGCTATTGGCCGTAAATTAGTGCCAAGAGCTTTTGCCACCCTCCTTTCTCTAAAAGCCCCAATCCAAACTGAGGCCAAACCCATCTCAACTAATAACAGTTGTAAATAAGCACCACAAATAGTCGCGTCTTGGATTGAATACAAATTCCTACCTCTGTCTCCATACCTTTTGGCGTAAGCTTCTGGGTTGGTACAGATTACGAGATACAGCGGCGCGTCTAAGGAAATAACCTTTTCTTTGGTGGCAATTACCTCAAAACCCCTAATTCCCCCGGCTGATGGCCCAGTTTTGGCTAAAGCAATCAACTTCGTCAAATCTGGCACTTCTTTTTCTTTAAATACCCTAATTGATTTTCTTTTTTTAATTACTTCTTTAAGTTCCATCTAGTTCACAAAACTTTATTAATGCCTCAATAATCGCTTTGTTGTAAGAATCTATCAATTTCTTGTTGTATTTTCCTTTCCAGCTTTTTAATATTTTTTTTGGTTTTCTAAAACAACAGATTAAGTAAACGTCGTTGCTCAAATGGGGCAAATACTTGTCAACCGTAAAAGCCGATCTAGGGTCTTTCCAGCCCCAAAAATCAGCCTTTTTTCTTTTAATTAACTGCTTAATTTCTTGTGTCCAATCTTTATCAGGATGACGGATCATTAACTTATTTAGTTTCAAAAAATCTGGATCTTCATAAAAATCCTTATTATATGTTTTTACTTTTTTTCCACCCCTTCTATCCCAGTTAAAACCCTTCTTCACACTACCCATCTTTACTCCCCCTATTTCAAGGAGTTTAGAAATAAACGAAGTCGCCGAGTTGGGACAACCAAGCACTATATAAGTCTTTTCTTCCTTGCTGTGTATTTTAATCGTCATATTATTCCATTTTTTTTGAACAATTTTTTTAATCTTTTGGTAACTAATGGCTTGCCTAGCCTGTTTTTTCCGTAAACGCAAACTTCCAGATTAGCGTTCTCTGACTCCCGGTCAACCGGCCTCCTATCGAAGGGGTGAAAGTGAATCACTTTCAGTGGTTTGTCGGCAATCTCATAAGTTTTAACAATATCTCTTCTTCTGGTCGCAAAATTATAGGTGATGTTGATTCGGTTGATTCTCTTTTTCAAATATTGGAATCTTTTTTTCTTGAGAATGTCCAGCAAGACGACTTCCTCGTTAGCCCGATAGGCGTCGGTTGTCCGCTTCCAAATATCGAAAATATATTCCGCCTTCGTGTCAAAGAATATCGTTCCCGTACTCCACCTTTTATCTAGCGTAAAATGAATAACCGTCTTGCCGTAATCAGTCAAAGCCAAATCGTAACCATCAAGCATTTGTTTCGCCTCGCCTTCAGTTATTTTTTGGAGCTGGAAAGCATCGTTGTCGTGATACCAAAAAATATCATCGCTGATAATGCCCATGTTATACAGGGTAATAATCGCATTAATTTTAGTCGCTGTCGGTTTGATATGGTTGAAATTATCATCCCCAATGACCAATGCTTTAACCCCTTCATACTCGTAATCAAAGCTGGTCACCAATAAAATGTCTTTCCGTTTCCACCCCAACTCCAAACTGTTATCAATCTGGATTTTTATCAAAGACTCAACCTCACTACTCCAGTTGTACTGGTCACTTACAAAACTTCTGTTTGGACTGATGTAAATTAGTAAGTTTTTCATTTGATCCAAAACCAACTTGGGCAACGGTCGCTGTCTTTTCCAATAACATACCAATTCTTTATCCTATTAGCCTGGGTATAGGCATCAACCGCAAACTTGACCTGCATATTTTCCCAAGCCCAAGGTTGCTTTCTCTTTTTAAAGTCCTCTGGATGAATATAATCATGTCCAGCAATCGTCCCACCCTTCCTGACTTTCTTTGACCAACCATCAATGTCCTCAGCCACATACTTTAAAATATGATTGCCGTCAATATAAACAAAATCCAAACTCTCATTCTCAAAGTTCTTTAAAGCCTCCATCGAGGTTTTTCTCACAACGGTAGCGTTTTCGTAACGGGATAAAAGTTTCCAAGCCCGATGATAAAGATATTCTTGTCTCTCTACTCGGGCGTCTTCTACTCGATCAAAGCCGGGATAGGGTGTCCAATAATCTATGGCGTAAATTTTCAATCCCGCCTTACAAAACTTTCTAGAAAACCAGCCTTTGTAAACTCCGATTTCTGCTCCGATTTGGTAACCCATTTCCTTAAAAAAGCCAGGTAAATCATTTCGTGAAGAACCGGGAATCACAAAAGGGTTGTCTTGGTGTTTAATTCCTTTAATTATTTTCATTCTATTTTTTGTAAATTTCTTTCACTCCTTTCATTAAACTCGCCCTTACTTTCTTGCCGTTTCCCCAATAAGGCAAGTCGTAAATCGGCGCTCTTTCGGAATGGGTATAGTACCTCATACTCCGATGGGTTTTAACTTGAAACACAGGGTTTTTTGTTTTCCAATAATAAATCTTGTCAAAAATATCGTCTTTCTTTGTTCTCTCTTTGGGAAAGTTCTTTTCTTCTACTGACCACTGAGGCAATCCTTTAAACTGTTCACCTAATACCTTTAGATAATATTTTCTGCCGATAACTTGGGCGTGGGTTGCCCCTTCCTTTTTGTAAAACCAGTAATTCCGGTGATCACCCATGACATAGACATTCGAGTTTCGGTAACACCGATCCAATTCTCTTGGTCTGAAGGTAAAATAATCGGGAGGATACATGCAGTCGGCCTCGGCCGAGATGACGAAATCGGCCTTTGTGTTTTGACAGCCTATTTGAATTTGCCTGAACATATTAAAATTAGAAGCGCCCACGTTGCCGATGCAGATGTTTTTCCCAAAGTTAATCGGTTCTTGAGAAACGCTAATAATCGGCAAATCAGTCACTTTCAAAATGTTTGCTTTGATCCTATTTTCAAACTCAGGGTGCTCCTGATTGCTAGTGTAGTATATAATAGTTGCCGTCATGTTAGCTTTTGATATAGTTTGACTACGTTTTCAATATGATATGGTTCCGCCATTTTGATTAATTTTTCAGGCCATTGATCGTATTCTGCTTTTAACTTTTTAACTCCTGCCAGCAGTTCTTTCATATTGTTGGCAGGCAGATAGTAACCTTCAATTTCTTTGTAGCTTTTTAGCGGGTAGGCAACGGTAGGAACTCCAAATGAGGCGGCATTGATAATTTTAGTGGGTGTTTTGTGAATGCTCTGATCTCCCAACTCCCAGCCCCCGATTACCAAAATGTCAATGTTTTTGTAAAAATTAGCAGCATCTTCCCTCCCTTCAAACTTAAAACAAGTAACAAAATCAAAACCTATTTCTTTAACGGCCCTCCCTATTCGCCCATATATTTCTCTCGCAATTGGCGAAACGCTTCCGGTATATCCACAAGTATTAACTTCCTTCCGTTCTCTTCTTTGCCCTTCCCAATTGAGGTGGTGATGAGGGATAAGAACGACTTTGTTCGCTAAATGATTTTTCAGCCAATCGTAACTTCTCTTTGAGGCGGCGATTAAATTAATCCCTGGTCTTTTTTTCAGCTTTTTAATAAACTTGCCTCCATCCAAAACATCTACCCAGTCGCCATCCTCAATATCGTCTAAATTACTTGGCTTAAGATAAATGCAGACATCGTTCTTGTATTTTTTCTTTGGGTTAATTCTGGCACCCAAAAACTTAGCCATCTGATATCCTCTTATTTCTGTTGAAAGATAGCCTCCATGCTTCTTAGGCCAAAAAATGCTAATCATCCTTTCTTTGATATTCCTTCTTTCATCGAAATATTCGTTGATAGCATTGACCAGCTCTGAACTAAATCTTTTTAAATCCTGAAGTTCCTTGGCGTCTTTTTTTGTGCGTTTATCTCTTTGAACTTTATCGACCAAATGAAATATTTTAATGTTGGTTATTCCCAGTTCGTCAATTAATGCTCCTATTGTCTTTTTCATACAAACTTTCTCCTTAAATTTTTTGCTTTTCCCCAAATGGGAATATCATAAGCTCTTACTGGCCAAGGATATTTTCTTCTTCTTTGATTTAATTTATCCATCGATTTCTGGTGGTAAAAACTAACTACTGGCGCTTTGGTATAAAATGTTTCAGCTTTTATCAAATCATATTTAAGCATTACCCGTTTATCTCCTAATTCCCCATGTAAACCATGACGCATCTTATCCAAGTTTTGAAGCCTATTTTCAATTGCTTTTATTATTGCGTTACGAGTGGCTATCATCAACCCACCACCACAACGGGGCTTATGAAAATAGTATGATCTCCCCCATGTAAAAAGATGCCACCTATTCAGATTGTAAAAGAACCCTTCTTTATTTGGTCTAAATTGAAAGTGTTGTTCAGGATAAAGAGTGTCATCGTCTGCTATGGCTATGTAGGGAGTTTTAGCTAGCTTTGCCCCCCTTAACTTTTGCTCAAAGAGATTTACTACCCCGTATTCCGTCTGAATCAAGTTCTTTCCCCAATCTAATGGCTTGCGTGAAATAGTAATTATTGGGCAACCACCAGACGCTTCCAATAGTTTTTCCTTATGAAACTCCGCCCACTTTTCAGGCACTAGGTTTGGTGTACACATTATTATTGTTAAATCCTTCATAGTAGTTTTCGGTAAAAATCTTTATTTATCTTGGTAAAACCTACCTTCTCATATAATTTTTTGGCTGGTAGATTATCTTTATTCACTACCAATTCTACTGAATCCACATTTTTATCTTTAGCCAATGCCAATGCCTTATCAAGCAATTCAGTTCCAATGCCCATTCTCCGATGTGCCTTCTCGACTTCAACCACATCTATTATCATCACGTTAGCCTTCCCATTGTTATAGAAAGTGCATAAACACGACCCGCTTTTTACCTTTATTTTTTGCTGTTCCATTTATTAAATGTCTCCCCTATGTAATTAACATCTTCTATCGTTATCCGACTATGAAGCGGAAGATAGAAATACTTATCTTCCAACCTATTCATATTCGGCAATTCCTGTTTCTTCTTACCAAACACTTCAAAGATGTCGTTCCTCAGTTGAACCAAGTCGCACTCAATGCCATTCTCTCGAAGGTATCTTATTAGCTCATCCCTTTCGTCTGACAGAATCATAAATAGCCAATAAGAACCACCACATATCTTCCTATAAGAGGATAACTTTTTCATATAGGCTTCACATAAAGTTTTCCTGTACTCTAGGATTTCGTCTGTGTATTTAAGTCCTATTAATCCCAAGGTGGCGGCGATATCGTTCATATGGAACTTATAACCAGCCTCTTTAATTTCTTGAGCCATCTGGTGATTAACAACGCATCTCCACCCTGCTCGCTTTTTGGCTTCTCTGTCAATACCAAACCACCTTAATCTTTTAGCCCGATTGTAAATCTGTTTATTCCTAACCACCAACATCCCACCATCACCAGTAGTAAAATGCTTAATCGCCTGAAAAGAGTAACAAATATAATCCCCATAGTCCTCACTTATTCCAAGTGACTGGGCAGCATCTATTACAACTGGCACTCCGTAACGCTTGGCGATAGTAAAGATTCTCTTATCAACCTGAAGTCCACCCAAATTGACTACCACCAATGCCTTTGTTTTGTTACTTATTTTTTTCTTGACATCATCATAGTTCACCAAAAAATCTTCGTTAATATCTAAAAAATTAATATTGGCTTCTCTGTGGAGTAACGGCAGATTAGTTGCGGTACAAGTAAAAACAGCAGTTAAAACTTCATCACCGCTCCCAATCCCGATAAGATGATATGCTAGTTCCAAGGCAGCCGAACCACTATTTACGCCTAGGCAATATCCATAGCCAAATTTCTTCCCAAAGGCTTTCTCAAATTCCTCTACTTTCGGTCCTTGCCCAAGCCATCTGGTATCGAATATCTTGGATAACTCCTCTAACCATTCTTCTTTATATATTTGTGGATGAAATAACTGAATCACTATACCCTCCTTACAATTGTTGTCTTGTAACCAAGATGTTCCAAAATTTCCTTTCGGTGGTTGCCGTCAAGGATTTTGTAATGCTTATTAACGATAATCGGCTCCTTGATGCCAAACTTTTTAACATCCCAATACATTCTTACCTTGTCATACATCCATTTTTCCAAATCCTCTCGTGGCTTGCGTCGGTGTTTTTTACAAAACATCTTAAAATATCTGGTCTGTAGAGGATGAACTCCTTGGTCTAATTCCGAATAATACATTCCCTGAACGTGATTACCCCTGAGCAACTTATTTAGTTCCACCCTTTCTAAACATGGGTTTTTAAAGCAATAAGATTCCAAACTCCTCGGGCGGGGATCGTCCTCCGTTGAGAGTTGGGGAACATGGCTAACTAACTCCCAATTTTTAAAATACCTTAAGATATTATGTTTATATCCTGAGGCCATACAAAAGTATTCTTTTTTACGAATGGCGGTGATAATGCAATACCTTGCCTTTTTTTGGAGGATATCCAATAAATCAAGCCATTCCTGAACCAACAAATAGTAGTGCGAGTTGATAAAGGACATGTAGTCAGCCACAGGTATCGCATCGATCAAATCCTGCATCCGACCACATCTCAAACTATACCTACCGCTAACTTTGGCCTGATAAGCCAATCCTCTTTCAACCGCTTCAGGATTAAATTCAGTCCCTACCACTCTCTCAAACCCCATATCTTCAGCAAATTTCAAAAACAAACCAGCATTGGTACCCATATCTACATAGGTTAGGCCTTTAACGTTCCCGTTAAAGTGGGGAACGACATAATTATTCCACTTACTTTTGCCCCAAAACTTACTGTTAATCTGTTTATCAGTCAGATCAGTTTTAACCCCATCCTCTAAATACTGGTAGTTAGTAAATTTCATTTGAACCACTTAGGTACAATTTCTTTTTCATAATAATCACGCCAAATTTTTAAAGTGTAAGCAAACCCATCTCTAGCTTCTTGGCCACCGTAGCCATGAGTCCGGGGGAATTTGCGGTGTTTGTGGGCGTGCCAAGTGTTTTTGTTGACCATCAACTTTCCGCCCGCTTGCCAAGTTTTGAACTGCATTTCGTGTGAATCTTGGTAGTGGGTTCCATACCCTCCGCTTTGCAGTTCGCCAATGACCTCATCCCACCATTTTTTCTTCATCACCCAACAAG
The Patescibacteria group bacterium genome window above contains:
- a CDS encoding glycosyltransferase, whose product is MRDLSILIPARNEEFLENTIEDILKNIEADTEVIAVLDGQWANSPIEQHDRVSLIYVNPAIGQRAAQNLACRLSRAKYVMKLDAHCSFDKGFDRKMIEAFRKVDEKVVMLPVMRNLWAYDWKCYKCGKRVYQDREPKCPACGNKMKKKMLWIGKERPQSDSYCFDAQPTFAYFGEYRRRPEYKKDKKEKGLTEIMSIQGSCFMCLRQLYWDWNLCDETLGNWGHQGIEVACKTWLKGGRVLVNHQTWYAHMFRTKNATFSFPWPASGKDQHEVRKKVWEQILKGLPDQKHPVSWLVEKFWPVKGWTDEDLKKLKTKEAKLSSKHIATKPARKKSSLPSSGVIFSAQSTIQHLEIGLAHYRRPAQ
- a CDS encoding class I SAM-dependent methyltransferase is translated as MKIIKGIKHQDNPFVIPGSSRNDLPGFFKEMGYQIGAEIGVYKGWFSRKFCKAGLKIYAIDYWTPYPGFDRVEDARVERQEYLYHRAWKLLSRYENATVVRKTSMEALKNFENESLDFVYIDGNHILKYVAEDIDGWSKKVRKGGTIAGHDYIHPEDFKKRKQPWAWENMQVKFAVDAYTQANRIKNWYVIGKDSDRCPSWFWIK
- a CDS encoding aminotransferase class V-fold PLP-dependent enzyme → MIQLFHPQIYKEEWLEELSKIFDTRWLGQGPKVEEFEKAFGKKFGYGYCLGVNSGSAALELAYHLIGIGSGDEVLTAVFTCTATNLPLLHREANINFLDINEDFLVNYDDVKKKISNKTKALVVVNLGGLQVDKRIFTIAKRYGVPVVIDAAQSLGISEDYGDYICYSFQAIKHFTTGDGGMLVVRNKQIYNRAKRLRWFGIDREAKKRAGWRCVVNHQMAQEIKEAGYKFHMNDIAATLGLIGLKYTDEILEYRKTLCEAYMKKLSSYRKICGGSYWLFMILSDERDELIRYLRENGIECDLVQLRNDIFEVFGKKKQELPNMNRLEDKYFYLPLHSRITIEDVNYIGETFNKWNSKK
- a CDS encoding GNAT family N-acetyltransferase — protein: MEQQKIKVKSGSCLCTFYNNGKANVMIIDVVEVEKAHRRMGIGTELLDKALALAKDKNVDSVELVVNKDNLPAKKLYEKVGFTKINKDFYRKLL
- a CDS encoding nitroreductase family protein is translated as MELKEVIKKRKSIRVFKEKEVPDLTKLIALAKTGPSAGGIRGFEVIATKEKVISLDAPLYLVICTNPEAYAKRYGDRGRNLYSIQDATICGAYLQLLLVEMGLASVWIGAFRERRVAKALGTNLRPIAVIAVGYA